A single Micromonospora sp. CCTCC AA 2012012 DNA region contains:
- a CDS encoding nitrate reductase subunit alpha, which translates to MSRATEGAGRALLAVGGLVRRAEVSADGRTLHQIGGREADAFYRDRWSYDKVVRSTHGVNCTGSCSWKVYVKDGIITWEQQQTDYPSVGPDRPEYEPRGCPRGAAFSWYTYSPTRVRYPYARGVLVEMYREAKARLGDPVAAWADIQADPERRRRYQKARGKGGLVRVGWDEAQEMIAAAHVHAIAEYGPDRVAGFSPIPAMSMVSHAVGARFLSLLGGSMLSFYDWYADLPVASPQVFGDQTDVPESGDWWDASYFVMWGSNVPVTRTPDAHWMAEARYRGQKVVVVSPDYADNVKFADEWLPAQPGSDGALAMAMGHVILKEFFVDRRTPRFVDYVRRFTDLPFLVTLEPGADGAYRPGKFLTAEDLGETDREAAFRTVLWDSATDAPAVPRGSLGHRWGERQGQWNLDLGDLEPALTCLGAGDGVEVELPRFDTDTPQVLRRGVPTRTVGGQLVTSVFDLLLAQYGVGRAGLPGQWPTDYDDVDAPYTPAWQEPITGVPAAQVARVAREFADNAERSGGRSMILLGAGTNHWFHSDATYRAILALVTLTGCQGVNGGGWAHYVGQEKCRPATGWAQLAFGLDWVRPPRQMIGTAFWYVHTDQWRYDTYSADAVASPTGNGAFAGKHTMDLLAQSARSGWMPSMPTFDRSPLDLADEALAARPDDPAGWVAERLGRGDVTFACADPDAPQNWPRVLTVWRANLLGSSAKGNEYFLRHLLGTDANLRAEEAPEELRPKDVTWRAEAPEGKLDLLLSLDFRMTSTTLFSDIVLPAATWYEKHDLSSTDMHPFVHAFTPAISPPWQTRTDFDAFHGIAKAFSALAGPRLGVRRDLVAAPLLHDTPDAMATPHGRVRDWAVTGETPVPGRTMPKLVVVERDYGAIADKMAALGPLMDTLGTTGKGFSVDVRPEVEYLRHKNGEVRGGAADGRPSLAKDTHACEAILALSGTTNGRVATAGFRDVEKRTGVRLADLAAEHEGKQITFADTQSRPVPVITSPEWSGSEHGGRRYSPFTINTERLKPWHTLTGRQHFFLDHDWMHEAGEALPIFRPPLDMHKLFNEPRLGRNGELEITVRYLTPHSKWSIHSEYQDNLIMLTLSRGGPTMWMSEADAAKIGVRDNEWIEAVNRNGVVVCRAVVTHKMPEGTVYMYHAQERVIDVPKSETTGRRGGIHNSLTRLLVKPTHLIGGYAQLSFAFNYLGPTGNQRDEVTVIRRRSQEVQY; encoded by the coding sequence ATGTCGCGAGCGACCGAAGGTGCGGGGCGGGCGCTGCTGGCGGTGGGCGGCCTCGTACGCCGCGCCGAGGTGTCCGCCGACGGCCGGACGCTGCACCAGATCGGCGGCCGGGAGGCGGACGCCTTCTACCGGGACCGCTGGTCCTACGACAAGGTGGTCCGCTCCACGCACGGGGTGAACTGCACCGGCTCGTGCTCCTGGAAGGTGTACGTCAAGGACGGCATCATCACCTGGGAGCAGCAGCAGACCGACTATCCCAGCGTCGGACCCGACCGACCCGAGTACGAGCCGCGCGGCTGTCCCCGGGGCGCCGCCTTCTCCTGGTACACCTACTCCCCCACCCGGGTGCGCTACCCGTACGCCCGGGGGGTGCTGGTGGAGATGTACCGCGAGGCCAAGGCCCGGCTCGGTGACCCGGTGGCCGCCTGGGCGGACATCCAGGCCGACCCGGAGCGCCGCCGCCGCTACCAGAAGGCGCGCGGCAAGGGCGGCCTGGTGCGGGTCGGCTGGGACGAGGCGCAGGAGATGATCGCGGCCGCCCACGTGCACGCGATCGCCGAGTACGGCCCCGACCGGGTCGCCGGCTTCTCCCCCATCCCGGCGATGTCGATGGTGTCGCACGCCGTCGGCGCCCGCTTCCTGTCCCTGCTCGGCGGCTCGATGCTGTCGTTCTACGACTGGTACGCCGACCTGCCGGTCGCCTCCCCGCAGGTCTTCGGCGACCAGACCGACGTGCCCGAGTCCGGCGACTGGTGGGACGCCTCCTACTTCGTCATGTGGGGCTCCAACGTCCCGGTGACCCGCACCCCGGACGCGCACTGGATGGCCGAGGCGCGCTACCGGGGACAGAAGGTCGTCGTGGTCAGCCCGGACTACGCCGACAACGTCAAGTTCGCCGACGAGTGGCTGCCCGCCCAGCCCGGCAGCGACGGGGCGCTGGCGATGGCGATGGGGCACGTCATCCTCAAGGAGTTCTTCGTCGACCGGCGCACCCCGCGCTTCGTCGACTACGTCCGCAGGTTCACCGACCTGCCGTTCCTGGTCACCCTGGAGCCGGGCGCCGACGGGGCGTACCGGCCGGGGAAGTTCCTCACCGCCGAGGACCTGGGCGAGACGGACCGGGAGGCGGCCTTCCGGACGGTGCTCTGGGACTCGGCGACCGACGCGCCCGCCGTGCCGCGTGGCAGCCTCGGTCACCGCTGGGGCGAGCGGCAGGGCCAGTGGAACCTGGACCTGGGCGACCTGGAGCCGGCCCTGACCTGCCTCGGCGCGGGCGACGGGGTCGAGGTGGAGCTGCCCCGGTTCGACACCGACACCCCGCAGGTGCTGCGCCGGGGCGTACCCACCCGCACGGTCGGGGGTCAGCTCGTCACGAGCGTCTTCGACCTGCTGCTGGCCCAGTACGGGGTCGGCCGGGCCGGGCTGCCCGGGCAGTGGCCGACCGACTACGACGACGTCGACGCGCCGTACACGCCGGCCTGGCAGGAGCCGATCACCGGCGTACCGGCGGCGCAGGTGGCCCGGGTGGCCCGGGAGTTCGCCGACAACGCGGAACGCTCCGGCGGCCGGTCGATGATCCTGCTCGGCGCGGGCACCAACCACTGGTTCCACTCCGACGCCACCTACCGGGCGATCCTGGCGCTGGTGACCCTCACCGGCTGTCAGGGCGTCAACGGCGGCGGCTGGGCGCACTACGTCGGGCAGGAGAAGTGCCGCCCGGCGACCGGCTGGGCGCAGCTCGCCTTCGGCCTGGACTGGGTCCGCCCGCCACGACAGATGATCGGCACCGCCTTCTGGTACGTGCACACCGACCAGTGGCGCTACGACACCTACTCCGCCGACGCGGTCGCCTCCCCCACCGGGAACGGCGCCTTCGCCGGCAAGCACACCATGGACCTGCTGGCCCAGTCGGCGCGGTCGGGCTGGATGCCGTCCATGCCGACCTTCGACCGCAGCCCTCTCGACCTGGCCGACGAGGCCCTCGCCGCCCGGCCCGACGACCCGGCCGGCTGGGTCGCCGAGCGGCTGGGCCGTGGGGACGTCACGTTCGCCTGCGCCGACCCGGACGCGCCGCAGAACTGGCCCCGGGTGCTGACCGTGTGGCGGGCCAACCTGCTCGGCTCGTCGGCCAAGGGCAACGAGTACTTCCTGCGCCATCTGCTCGGCACCGACGCGAACCTGCGCGCCGAGGAGGCCCCGGAGGAGCTGCGGCCGAAGGACGTGACGTGGCGGGCGGAGGCCCCGGAGGGCAAGCTCGACCTGCTGCTGAGCCTCGACTTCCGGATGACCTCCACGACGCTCTTCTCCGACATCGTGCTGCCCGCCGCCACCTGGTACGAGAAGCACGACCTGAGCAGCACCGACATGCACCCGTTCGTGCACGCGTTCACCCCGGCGATCAGCCCGCCGTGGCAGACCCGGACCGACTTCGACGCGTTCCACGGCATCGCCAAGGCGTTCTCCGCGCTGGCCGGGCCCCGGCTGGGCGTACGCAGGGATCTGGTCGCGGCGCCGCTGCTGCACGACACCCCGGACGCGATGGCGACGCCGCACGGCCGGGTCCGCGACTGGGCGGTCACCGGCGAGACGCCGGTGCCCGGCCGGACCATGCCGAAGCTGGTGGTGGTCGAGCGGGACTACGGCGCGATCGCCGACAAGATGGCCGCGCTCGGACCGCTGATGGACACCCTCGGCACCACCGGCAAGGGCTTCTCGGTCGACGTCCGACCCGAGGTGGAATACCTGCGGCACAAGAACGGTGAGGTGCGCGGCGGGGCCGCCGACGGACGACCGTCGCTGGCGAAGGACACGCACGCCTGCGAGGCGATCCTGGCGCTGTCCGGCACCACCAACGGCCGGGTCGCCACCGCCGGCTTCCGGGACGTGGAGAAACGCACCGGGGTACGCCTGGCGGACCTGGCCGCCGAGCACGAGGGCAAGCAGATCACCTTCGCCGACACCCAGTCCCGCCCGGTGCCGGTGATCACCAGCCCGGAGTGGTCGGGCAGCGAGCACGGCGGTCGGCGCTACTCGCCGTTCACCATCAACACCGAGCGGCTCAAGCCCTGGCACACGCTCACCGGCCGGCAGCACTTCTTCCTCGACCACGACTGGATGCACGAGGCCGGCGAGGCGCTGCCGATCTTCCGGCCGCCGCTGGACATGCACAAGCTCTTCAACGAGCCGCGACTCGGCCGGAACGGGGAGCTGGAGATCACCGTCCGGTACCTCACCCCGCACTCGAAGTGGTCCATCCACTCGGAATACCAGGACAACCTGATCATGCTCACCCTGTCCCGGGGCGGCCCGACGATGTGGATGAGCGAGGCGGACGCGGCGAAGATCGGCGTCCGCGACAACGAGTGGATCGAGGCGGTCAACCGCAACGGCGTCGTGGTCTGCCGGGCCGTGGTCACCCACAAGATGCCCGAGGGCACGGTCTACATGTACCACGCCCAGGAGCGGGTGATCGACGTGCCGAAGTCGGAGACCACCGGCCGGCGCGGCGGCATCCACAACTCGCTGACCCGACTGCTGGTCAAGCCCACCCACCTCATCGGCGGGTACGCCCAGCTCTCCTTCGCCTTCAACTACCTCGGTCCGACCGGCAACCAACGCGACGAGGTCACCGTGATCCGCCGCCGCTCCCAGGAGGTGCAGTACTGA
- the narJ gene encoding nitrate reductase molybdenum cofactor assembly chaperone, giving the protein MSQPTWRAVAARAASLLLRYPDEEVLAALPTVRAALDGLPDAVAGPLRDLVAHRETTAPVDLRSAYVEVFDFRRRCCLHLTYYTCGDTRRRGEALVDFAAAYKRAGLAVVDGELPDFLPAVLDLAAVDDGGWRLLRENRVGLDLLAEALGREKSVYRQAVHAVREMLPPAQPGDIAAAARLARTGPPVEQVGLEPFGLVDTTGGRR; this is encoded by the coding sequence GTGAGCCAGCCGACCTGGCGGGCGGTGGCCGCCCGCGCGGCGTCCCTGCTGCTGCGCTATCCCGACGAGGAGGTGCTGGCGGCGCTGCCCACCGTCCGCGCCGCCCTCGACGGGCTGCCGGACGCGGTGGCCGGCCCGCTGCGCGACCTCGTCGCCCACCGGGAGACCACCGCCCCCGTCGACCTGCGCTCCGCCTACGTGGAGGTGTTCGACTTCCGCCGCCGCTGCTGCCTGCACCTGACCTACTACACCTGCGGCGACACCCGCCGCCGTGGCGAGGCGCTGGTGGACTTCGCCGCCGCGTACAAGAGGGCCGGGCTGGCCGTCGTGGACGGCGAGCTGCCCGACTTCCTGCCCGCGGTGCTCGACCTGGCCGCCGTCGACGACGGCGGGTGGCGGCTGCTGCGGGAGAACCGGGTCGGCCTGGACCTGCTGGCCGAGGCGCTGGGCCGGGAGAAGTCGGTGTACCGGCAGGCGGTGCACGCGGTCCGCGAGATGCTGCCGCCCGCCCAGCCCGGCGACATCGCCGCCGCCGCCCGGCTGGCCCGCACCGGGCCACCGGTCGAGCAGGTCGGGCTGGAACCGTTCGGGCTGGTGGACACGACTGGAGGCCGTCGGTGA
- a CDS encoding NADP-dependent isocitrate dehydrogenase, which translates to MTVSGLVATEGSAGVPVAVPVTVARGDGIGPEIMEATLRVLEAAGARLAVEEIQIGESVYARGHSAGIEPQAWESLRRTRVFLKAPITTPQGGGFKSLNVTIRKSLGLFANVRPCVTYAPFVPTRHPEMDVVIVRENEEDLYAGIEHRQTDEVTQCLKLISRPGCERIVRYAFDYARRHGRSKVTCLTKDNIMKLTDGLFHRVFDEVAADYPDITAEHWIVDIGAARLADTPEDFDVIVTPNLYGDVLSDVAAQIAGSVGLAGSANIGEHAAMFEAIHGSAPPLAGRDVANPSGLLLGAVMMLVHIGQPEVAERVHNAWLATLEAGVVTPDVAGPGTSPVGTRAFADAIIDRLGQRPVTLTPVAYPAGQQQSTVPTAAARPAQRKTMDGVDVFLDHRDRDPDALAAALVRAAEGAALRLQMITNRGVKVWPDGLPETFCTDHWRARFQSSRSGATDRRDVVDLLDRLDRAGLDFVKTEGLYRFDGEPGYSLGQGQ; encoded by the coding sequence ATGACGGTGTCGGGACTCGTGGCGACCGAGGGGTCGGCGGGCGTGCCGGTTGCCGTACCGGTGACGGTGGCGCGTGGTGACGGGATCGGGCCGGAGATCATGGAAGCCACGCTGCGGGTGCTGGAGGCGGCCGGGGCGCGGTTGGCCGTGGAGGAGATCCAGATCGGGGAATCGGTGTACGCCCGGGGCCACAGCGCCGGCATCGAGCCGCAGGCGTGGGAGTCGCTGCGCCGGACCCGGGTGTTCCTCAAGGCCCCGATCACCACTCCGCAGGGGGGCGGATTCAAGTCGCTGAACGTGACCATCCGCAAGTCGCTGGGCCTGTTCGCCAACGTGCGCCCCTGCGTGACGTACGCGCCCTTCGTGCCGACCCGGCATCCCGAGATGGATGTGGTGATCGTGCGGGAGAACGAGGAGGACCTCTACGCCGGGATCGAGCACCGCCAGACCGACGAGGTCACCCAGTGTCTGAAACTGATCTCCCGGCCCGGATGTGAACGGATCGTGCGGTACGCGTTCGACTACGCCCGCCGCCATGGTCGGTCCAAGGTCACCTGCCTGACCAAGGACAACATCATGAAGCTCACCGACGGCCTGTTCCACCGGGTCTTCGACGAGGTGGCCGCCGACTATCCGGACATCACCGCCGAACACTGGATCGTCGACATCGGGGCGGCGCGACTGGCCGACACCCCGGAGGACTTCGACGTCATCGTCACCCCCAACCTCTACGGCGACGTGCTCTCCGACGTGGCCGCGCAGATCGCCGGCTCGGTCGGGCTGGCCGGCTCGGCCAACATCGGCGAGCACGCGGCGATGTTCGAGGCCATCCACGGCTCCGCGCCGCCGCTGGCCGGCCGGGACGTCGCGAACCCCTCCGGGCTGCTGCTCGGGGCGGTGATGATGCTCGTGCACATCGGCCAGCCCGAGGTCGCCGAACGGGTCCACAACGCCTGGCTGGCCACCCTGGAGGCGGGCGTCGTCACGCCCGACGTCGCCGGTCCGGGCACCAGCCCGGTGGGCACCCGGGCGTTCGCCGACGCGATCATCGACCGGCTCGGCCAGCGACCGGTAACCCTGACCCCGGTCGCCTATCCGGCCGGGCAGCAGCAGTCCACCGTCCCGACCGCCGCCGCCCGCCCGGCGCAGCGCAAGACGATGGACGGGGTCGACGTCTTCCTCGACCACCGCGACCGCGACCCGGACGCGCTCGCCGCCGCGCTCGTGCGGGCCGCCGAGGGCGCAGCGCTACGACTGCAGATGATCACGAACCGGGGCGTGAAGGTGTGGCCGGACGGGCTTCCCGAGACCTTCTGCACCGACCATTGGCGAGCCCGCTTCCAGTCGTCCCGGTCCGGCGCGACCGACCGGCGGGACGTGGTGGACCTGCTGGACCGACTCGACCGCGCGGGGCTCGACTTCGTCAAGACCGAGGGGCTGTACCGCTTCGACGGCGAACCGGGCTACTCCCTCGGACAGGGTCAGTGA
- a CDS encoding molybdopterin-binding protein, whose translation MTIAPDRPHHRPAPRAAMDWAAARTPAATLPLESRMVGDDPDWFAAAIADSTTDADVTLVCGASSVGPADGLHSALRRLSAVAHVDGVACRPGQPQVLAQRGARGIVGLPGNPYAALVAALTLVEPLLAALAGRSPAEPETAPLADALPPDDRHTRIVPVRRRHGRLRLVEGAHPGYLGAAATADAFAVVPPGWQPGDAVSLRTVP comes from the coding sequence GTGACCATCGCCCCCGACCGCCCGCACCACCGCCCGGCACCCCGGGCGGCCATGGACTGGGCGGCGGCCCGCACGCCGGCCGCGACGCTGCCGTTGGAATCCCGGATGGTCGGCGACGACCCGGACTGGTTCGCCGCCGCCATCGCCGACAGCACCACCGACGCCGACGTCACACTCGTCTGCGGGGCGTCGTCGGTGGGCCCGGCGGACGGCCTGCACTCCGCGCTGCGCCGGCTCTCCGCCGTGGCGCACGTGGACGGGGTGGCGTGCCGCCCGGGGCAACCGCAGGTCCTGGCGCAGCGGGGAGCGCGCGGGATCGTCGGCCTGCCGGGCAATCCGTACGCCGCGCTGGTCGCCGCGCTCACCCTGGTCGAGCCGCTGCTGGCGGCCCTCGCCGGTCGGTCACCGGCCGAGCCGGAGACCGCACCGCTCGCCGATGCCCTGCCGCCGGACGACCGGCACACCCGCATCGTCCCGGTACGCCGCCGGCACGGACGGCTACGGCTGGTCGAGGGCGCCCATCCCGGCTACCTCGGTGCCGCCGCGACCGCCGACGCGTTCGCCGTCGTCCCGCCCGGCTGGCAGCCCGGTGACGCGGTGTCGCTCCGCACCGTCCCCTAG
- the narH gene encoding nitrate reductase subunit beta, translated as MRVMAQMAMVMNLDKCIGCHTCSVTCKQAWTNRSGVEYVWFNNVETRPGQGYPRTYENQERWQGGWVRTRSGKLKPRSGGRVKKLFSIFANPTLPSMQDYYEPWTYDYEHLINAPAGDDTPVARPKSLLTGEDTKITWSANWDDSLAGGNEIAAGDPVLAKVSGQVKQEFEKTFMFFLPRICEHCLNPSCAASCPSGAIYKRAEDGIVLVDQDRCRGWRMCVTGCPYKKVYFNHRTGKAEKCTFCFPRIEIGQPTICSETCVGRLRYLGLMLYDADRVAEAAARKDEHDLYDAQRSVFLDPHDPAVVAAAREAGIPDDWIDAAQRSPIWDLIMRYEVALPLHPEYRTMPMVWYIPPLSPVADALRETGHDAEEAGNLFGAIDALRIPVDYLAELFTAGDPEPVRGVLNRLAAMRAYQRRINLGEERDESIAAAVGMTGEQMDDMYRLLAIAKYEQRYVIPAAHAEDAHRLEKIATECSLDYEGGPGMGGGGPYGQGPFGESSGTPVPVQVETFHMLRDRQTAEGFTDPGDAPRRVNLLNWDGKGTPRGLFPPRRPEPEHVDGGKP; from the coding sequence ATGCGGGTCATGGCACAGATGGCGATGGTGATGAACCTCGACAAGTGCATCGGCTGCCACACCTGCTCGGTGACCTGCAAGCAGGCGTGGACCAACCGCTCCGGCGTCGAGTACGTCTGGTTCAACAACGTGGAGACCCGCCCCGGGCAGGGCTATCCGCGCACCTACGAGAACCAGGAACGCTGGCAGGGCGGCTGGGTGCGGACCCGCTCCGGGAAGCTCAAGCCCCGCTCCGGCGGCCGGGTGAAGAAGCTGTTCAGCATCTTCGCCAACCCGACGCTGCCCTCCATGCAGGACTACTACGAGCCGTGGACCTACGACTACGAGCACCTGATCAACGCGCCGGCCGGCGACGACACCCCGGTGGCCCGGCCCAAGTCGCTGCTCACCGGCGAGGACACGAAGATCACCTGGAGCGCCAACTGGGACGACTCCCTCGCCGGCGGCAACGAGATCGCCGCCGGTGACCCGGTGCTGGCGAAGGTCTCCGGCCAGGTGAAGCAGGAGTTCGAGAAGACCTTCATGTTCTTCCTGCCGCGGATCTGCGAGCACTGCCTCAACCCGTCCTGCGCGGCGTCCTGCCCGTCGGGCGCGATCTACAAGCGGGCCGAGGACGGCATCGTCCTGGTCGACCAGGACCGCTGCCGGGGCTGGCGGATGTGTGTGACCGGCTGCCCGTACAAGAAGGTCTACTTCAACCACCGCACCGGCAAGGCCGAGAAGTGCACCTTCTGCTTCCCGCGCATCGAGATCGGCCAGCCCACCATCTGCTCGGAGACCTGCGTGGGCCGGCTGCGCTACCTCGGGCTGATGCTCTACGACGCCGACCGGGTCGCCGAGGCCGCCGCCCGGAAGGACGAACACGACCTGTACGACGCGCAGCGCTCGGTCTTCCTCGACCCGCACGACCCGGCCGTGGTCGCCGCCGCCCGCGAGGCCGGCATCCCCGACGACTGGATCGACGCGGCACAACGCTCCCCGATCTGGGACCTCATCATGAGATACGAGGTGGCGCTGCCGCTGCACCCGGAGTACCGCACCATGCCGATGGTCTGGTACATCCCGCCGCTGTCGCCGGTGGCCGACGCGCTGCGCGAGACCGGCCACGACGCGGAGGAGGCCGGCAACCTCTTCGGCGCCATCGACGCCCTGCGCATCCCGGTGGACTACCTCGCCGAGCTGTTCACCGCCGGCGACCCGGAACCGGTCCGCGGGGTGCTCAACCGGCTCGCCGCGATGCGCGCCTACCAGCGCCGGATCAACCTCGGCGAGGAGCGCGACGAGTCCATCGCCGCCGCCGTCGGGATGACCGGCGAGCAGATGGACGACATGTACCGCCTGCTCGCCATCGCCAAGTACGAGCAGCGGTACGTCATCCCCGCCGCGCACGCCGAGGACGCGCACCGGCTGGAGAAGATCGCCACCGAGTGCAGCCTGGACTACGAGGGCGGCCCCGGCATGGGCGGCGGCGGCCCGTACGGGCAGGGCCCCTTCGGGGAGTCCTCCGGCACACCCGTGCCGGTGCAGGTGGAGACCTTCCACATGCTGCGCGACCGGCAGACCGCCGAGGGCTTCACCGACCCGGGCGACGCACCACGCCGGGTCAACCTGCTCAACTGGGACGGCAAGGGCACCCCCCGGGGTCTCTTCCCGCCCCGGCGCCCCGAACCCGAACACGTCGACGGAGGTAAGCCGTGA
- the narI gene encoding respiratory nitrate reductase subunit gamma — protein MNILLWVVYPYLAMAVLVGGLIWRHRYDKFGWTTRSSQLHESSILRWGSPLFHFGVLMVLVGHVGGLVVPKSWTGAVGVTEHTYHLMAVFIGTVAGLCTLIGLVILILRRRLTGPVFAATTRNDKAMYVVLAGVIVLGLLATVRANVLGDGYDYRETVSPWFRSLFYLSPDPDVMAGVPVGFQIHILAAFALFAFWPFTRLVHAFSAPVGYATRPYVVYRSRDDRPGLRPTRPGWEGPPRLPTARRDRTRSRR, from the coding sequence ATGAACATCCTGCTCTGGGTCGTGTACCCCTACCTGGCGATGGCGGTCCTGGTCGGCGGCCTGATCTGGCGCCACCGCTACGACAAGTTCGGCTGGACCACCCGCTCGTCGCAGCTCCATGAGAGCAGCATCCTGCGGTGGGGCAGCCCGCTGTTCCACTTCGGCGTGCTGATGGTCCTGGTCGGACACGTCGGCGGCCTGGTCGTCCCGAAGTCCTGGACCGGGGCGGTCGGCGTCACCGAGCACACCTATCACCTGATGGCCGTCTTCATCGGCACCGTGGCGGGCCTGTGCACCCTGATCGGACTGGTCATCCTGATCCTGCGGCGGCGGCTGACCGGGCCGGTCTTCGCCGCCACCACCCGCAACGACAAGGCGATGTACGTGGTCCTCGCCGGGGTGATCGTCCTCGGACTGCTCGCCACCGTCCGGGCCAACGTGCTCGGGGACGGCTACGACTACCGGGAGACGGTCTCCCCGTGGTTCCGGTCGCTGTTCTACCTCAGCCCCGACCCGGACGTCATGGCCGGCGTGCCGGTCGGCTTCCAGATCCACATCCTGGCCGCCTTCGCGCTCTTCGCCTTCTGGCCGTTCACCCGGCTGGTGCACGCGTTCAGCGCGCCGGTCGGCTACGCCACCCGCCCGTACGTCGTCTACCGCAGCCGGGACGACCGGCCCGGACTACGTCCGACCCGGCCCGGCTGGGAGGGACCGCCGCGGCTGCCCACCGCCCGCCGCGACCGGACCCGCTCGCGCCGGTGA
- a CDS encoding MFS transporter — protein MTIARATQGRDTRPTPGEVRDDGHDASAPGRSGATLQLVLATLGFLVNFWAWALLGPLGPGIKERLDLSFAAQSLLVAVPVVVGSLGRIPVGALTDRYGARAVFPLVTLATIVPVLTLSVVSSYAALILTGFFLGIGGTAFAVGVPLVSGWYPPARRGFAIGVFGIGMGGTAISNFTTVRLADAYGTRAPFLLVAAILAGYAVLSFLLLRDAPDRVRPVGSAWQRLARVGRLTVTWQLCFLYAVGFGGFVAFSVYLPAYLRTAYGLSAGDGALRTAGFVVLAVLARPVGGWLSDRLHPVPVLVWCFAGVAAFAVVQAFEPALMPVATLALLGMAVLLGAASGAVFALVGKVAPADQVGAVTGLVGAAGGLGGFVPPLIMGWVYGSQGSYAIGLMLLSDVALAAAVFTAVKMGGLVRRPS, from the coding sequence ATGACGATCGCCCGTGCGACACAGGGCCGGGACACCCGGCCGACACCAGGTGAGGTCCGCGACGACGGCCACGACGCCTCCGCCCCGGGCCGGTCCGGAGCCACGCTCCAGCTCGTCCTGGCCACCCTCGGCTTCCTGGTCAACTTCTGGGCGTGGGCCCTGCTGGGTCCGCTCGGCCCGGGCATCAAGGAACGACTCGACCTGAGCTTCGCCGCGCAGTCGCTCCTGGTGGCCGTGCCGGTGGTGGTCGGCTCGCTCGGCCGCATCCCGGTGGGCGCCCTCACCGACCGGTACGGCGCCCGGGCGGTCTTCCCGCTGGTCACCCTCGCCACCATCGTGCCGGTGCTGACCCTGAGCGTGGTCTCCTCCTACGCCGCCCTGATCCTCACCGGCTTCTTCCTCGGCATCGGCGGCACCGCCTTCGCCGTCGGTGTGCCGCTGGTCTCCGGCTGGTACCCGCCGGCCCGCCGCGGCTTCGCCATCGGCGTCTTCGGCATCGGCATGGGCGGCACGGCGATCTCCAACTTCACCACCGTCCGCCTCGCCGACGCCTACGGCACGCGGGCGCCGTTCCTGCTGGTCGCCGCGATCCTCGCCGGGTACGCGGTGCTGTCGTTCCTGCTGCTGCGGGACGCCCCCGACCGGGTCCGCCCGGTGGGCTCGGCCTGGCAGCGGCTCGCCCGCGTCGGCCGGCTCACGGTCACCTGGCAGCTCTGCTTCCTGTACGCGGTCGGCTTCGGCGGGTTCGTGGCGTTCAGCGTCTACCTGCCCGCCTACCTGCGCACCGCCTACGGGCTCAGCGCGGGCGACGGCGCCTTGCGTACCGCGGGCTTCGTGGTCCTCGCCGTCCTGGCCCGCCCGGTGGGTGGCTGGCTCTCCGACCGGCTGCACCCGGTGCCGGTGCTGGTGTGGTGCTTCGCCGGGGTGGCCGCGTTCGCGGTCGTGCAGGCCTTCGAGCCCGCCCTGATGCCGGTGGCGACCCTCGCCCTGCTCGGCATGGCGGTGCTGCTCGGCGCCGCCAGCGGCGCGGTCTTCGCCCTGGTCGGCAAGGTCGCCCCGGCCGACCAGGTCGGCGCGGTCACCGGGCTGGTCGGTGCCGCCGGCGGCCTCGGCGGCTTCGTCCCCCCGCTGATCATGGGCTGGGTGTACGGCTCGCAGGGCTCGTACGCGATCGGCCTGATGCTCCTGTCCGACGTGGCCCTGGCCGCCGCCGTGTTCACCGCGGTGAAGATGGGCGGCCTGGTCCGTCGCCCCTCCTGA